The Pseudoalteromonas tunicata genome segment AATGCTTATGACAACTTAATTGAATCACGAATGAATTATCCCGATATTCAGGCTAAATTGTCTGAAGTTAAACCTATGTGCGCCCCTGGTAGTTGTTATGGTTATCAAAATGTCATGTTCAGTTTAATTGGTGATATTACGCAGCAAAGCACGGGATTAAGTTATGAGACTTGGTTGAATGAGATTTTTTTCAAGCCTCTCAATATGAAAAATGCCAGTGTTGGTTACGATGCCATGGTTGCAGATGATGATTATGCACTTCCTCATGTAATGGCTCGAAAACGCTGGCATACGGCCAAATTAAAAAAAGACTATTATAAAGTAGCACCGGCTGCGGGAGTGAACGCCAGTGCTTCTGATATGGTGCAGTGGTTAAAAGCACAACTAGGTCAATATCCAGCAGTATTAAATGAAAGTGCTTTAAGTAAACAAGTTAAGCCTTATACCAAGACCAAAAAAGAAATGAGCCGCCGAGTTTGGCGCAAAAAATTAAAAAATGCTGATTATGGTTTAGGTTGGCGAATTTATGATTATGCAGGCGAGACTCTTTATTATCACAGTGGCTGGGTGCAGGGATATCGTGCAGATATAGTGATTGTGCCTCGATTAGAAATTGGTTTTAGCTTAATGATTAACGCTGAGGCTGGAATAATTAACGAACTAACTACCGATTTTATCGATGAGGTTTTAGCCTCTAAAGTTAACAAAAGGCGTATTTAATGAAAGCATTTTTAGTTGTTACATCTCTTTTACTCGGATTATTTTCAACAGCAGTTTGGGCAAAACCAAGCAATATAATATTAATTCGTCATGCTGAAAAGCAATCAGGTACTGACCCTTTACTGACTGAACAAGGTCAAAAAAGAGCCGCTGCTTGGGTAAAAACACTTGCGACTTTTAAAATAGAGCAGCTTTTTAGTACCAAATATAAACGCACGATAGCAACGATTACACCCATAGCGACTGCCTTGAATAAAGAAATTCGTTATTACAACCCTGCTCAATTGGTGGATTTTAAAGCGCAGCTTTTAAAGTTAACGGATACGGTTTTAGTGGTTGGCCACAGTAATACGACCCCCCAATTAGCTGGGTTGTTATCCGATACTGAGCAATTAGAATGGCCTGAAACTAATTATAATACTTATTATGTATTAACTTTAGTTAATGATGAATATGTGGTTGAGTTGAAACACTTAGAAATTGAGTGAGTAAATTTGTTAAACAAAAAGTCAGCTTAGCTGACTTTTTAATTAATACACTAAAAATTGAAATTAGTTTTTAGGTAAAAGAATCTTTTTATCTTTGCTTTGACGATAAATCACTATAATGTGACCAATTGTCTGAAGTTTTACTGCACCGGTTTCACGAGTAATTGCCTCAAAAATAAGCGCTTTTGTTTCGCGGTCATCTGTTGGCACTTTTACTTTGATTAATTCGTGGATATCTAAAGCATTAGATATCTCGACTACAACACCTTCGGTTAAACCGTTACTTCCTAGTAAAACCACTGGCTTAAGACCATGTGCAAGGCCTTTTAAAAACTGTTTTTGCTTGTTTGATAATATCATGTTGTTACAAATTTCGTTGGATAAAGCTTGAATTATGGGTATTCTAACGCCATCTAGAGAATAATACTAATTTTGTTGAGTGTAATTTCATGACAAAAAAAAAGCACTCGGCCAGTTCTAAACGCTGGTTGATGGAGCATTTTGACGATCATTATGTCTTAGAAGCCCAAAAACGGGGATTGCGCTCTCGTGCAATGTTTAAATTAGAGGAGTTGCAAACAAAAGATAAATTAATCAAAGACGGTATGACAGTCGTTGATTTGGGCGCAGCACCTGGTAGTTGGTCGCAATATGTTGCTGAGTTAACCGGTTTTAAAGGTAAAGTGATCGCGTGTGATATTCTGCCAATGGACCCCCTGGCCGGTGTAGAATTTTTACAAGGTGATTTTCGTGAAGAATCTGTGCTAAATGCTTTATTGGAACGTATAGATGGCAAGAACGTTGATGTTGTGCTGTCAGACATGGCACCGAACATGAGCGGTCATTTATCTGTAGATCAGGCTGGCAGTATGTATCTTGTTGAATTAGCATTAGACATGTGCCATCAAGTTCTAAAGAAAAATGGTAGTTTCGCTGTAAAGGTATTCCAAGGAGAAGGGTTTGAGCAATATGTTCAAGACGTAAGGTCTTGTTTTACTACTGTCAAAATTCGTAAACCGGATTCTTCAAGAGCGCGTTCTAGAGAAGTTTATTTAGTAGCGACAGGATACAAACTGTAGTACATTAGGTCAGGTAATCCTGGAATTTTAATTAATTGAAAACAAGAGGTTAACCCCTTGAGTGATATGGCTAAAAATCTCATACTCTGGTTAGTTATCGCCGTCGTTTTGATGTCGGTATTCCAGAGCTTTAATCCAAGCGATCATGCAGATCGTAATACAAGTTACTCGCAATTTATTAACGATGTGCGTAGCGGCGCAGTCCGTGAAGTTAGAATGGACCAAGGTTCAGGTGCGGTTAACGGCATTAAAAATAGCGGTGAGCGTTTCACAACAGTCATGCCAATGTACGATGGCGACTTAATGAATGACTTATTAAAAAATGGTGTTAATGTTGTTGGTCAACCACCAGAAGAACAATCCATCTTAGCAACAATTTTCATCTCTTGGTTCCCAATGTTATTGCTTATCGGTGTGTGGATATTCTTCATGCGTCAAATGCAAGGCGGCGGCGGTAAGGGCGCAATGTCATTTGGCAAGAGTAAAGCGCGCTTGATGGGTGAAGACCAAGTCAAAACAACCTTTGCAGATGTTGCCGGTTGTGATGAAGCCAAAGAAGACGTAACTGAATTAGTCGATTTTTTACGTGACCCGTCTAAATTCCAAAAGTTAGGTGGTAGTATTCCGAAGGGCGTACTAATGGTAGGCCCACCGGGTACAGGTAAAACATTACTTGCAAAAGCTGTTGCTGGTGAAGCAAAAGTACCTTTCTTTACTATTTCTGGTTCTGATTTCGTAGAAATGTTTGTTGGTGTGGGTGCATCACGTGTTCGTGACATGTTTGAGCAGGCTAAAAAAGCTGCGCCTTGTATCATCTTTATCGATGAAATTGATGCCGTAGGTCGCCAACGTGGTGCTGGTATGGGCGGTGGTCATGATGAGCGTGAGCAAACATTAAACCAAATGCTAGTTGAAATGGATGGTTTTGAAGGTAATG includes the following:
- a CDS encoding serine hydrolase domain-containing protein, which codes for MKMPQMIWLAMLLLSFSVSASPKEWDHLVDSYVKELETKLKAKNIPGAALSIVKSNHSSVAIGLGTTKVKKGHAVTANTRFRLASVSKTFAGSLAAKLASEGAFALNDPVAKYLPAFHFDSYDKKLRLYHLLSHSSGLVPNAYDNLIESRMNYPDIQAKLSEVKPMCAPGSCYGYQNVMFSLIGDITQQSTGLSYETWLNEIFFKPLNMKNASVGYDAMVADDDYALPHVMARKRWHTAKLKKDYYKVAPAAGVNASASDMVQWLKAQLGQYPAVLNESALSKQVKPYTKTKKEMSRRVWRKKLKNADYGLGWRIYDYAGETLYYHSGWVQGYRADIVIVPRLEIGFSLMINAEAGIINELTTDFIDEVLASKVNKRRI
- a CDS encoding SixA phosphatase family protein, with protein sequence MKAFLVVTSLLLGLFSTAVWAKPSNIILIRHAEKQSGTDPLLTEQGQKRAAAWVKTLATFKIEQLFSTKYKRTIATITPIATALNKEIRYYNPAQLVDFKAQLLKLTDTVLVVGHSNTTPQLAGLLSDTEQLEWPETNYNTYYVLTLVNDEYVVELKHLEIE
- the yhbY gene encoding ribosome assembly RNA-binding protein YhbY yields the protein MILSNKQKQFLKGLAHGLKPVVLLGSNGLTEGVVVEISNALDIHELIKVKVPTDDRETKALIFEAITRETGAVKLQTIGHIIVIYRQSKDKKILLPKN
- the rlmE gene encoding 23S rRNA (uridine(2552)-2'-O)-methyltransferase RlmE, giving the protein MTKKKHSASSKRWLMEHFDDHYVLEAQKRGLRSRAMFKLEELQTKDKLIKDGMTVVDLGAAPGSWSQYVAELTGFKGKVIACDILPMDPLAGVEFLQGDFREESVLNALLERIDGKNVDVVLSDMAPNMSGHLSVDQAGSMYLVELALDMCHQVLKKNGSFAVKVFQGEGFEQYVQDVRSCFTTVKIRKPDSSRARSREVYLVATGYKL